The nucleotide sequence AAATTGAACTTCGAACTGATCCAATCTTTTTTCAGTATTATGGTAAAAACATCATGATCGAATCAGGTATTGGGATTAATCGATTAAATGATAAGCAAAAACGGAATTACGGTGTGTTGGAAGAATCAGCAGTACAAACCTCTCTGGCCGAATTAGGGGTTAAGCCAGAGGAAATCGATATAATTCTTATGACGCATATGCATTTTGACCATGCAAGCGGATTGACGAAAAGGGTGAATGGTGAATTGCAATCAGCATTTCCTTCCGCAACAATCTATACGACTCAAATGGAATGGAACGAAATGCGTGAGCCAAATATTCGTTCTAAAAATACATATTGGAAAGATAATTGGGTTTCAATAGCACATCAAGTCAAAACATTTGAACAAGAACTAGAGATATTGCCAGGGTTAACAATGATTCATACGGGGGGACATAGTGAAGGTCATGCCATCATTAAGTTTGAACTCGGTAATGAGACATTGCTTCATATGGCTGATATTATGCCAACGCATGCTCATACAAACCCTTTATGGGTACTTGCATATGATGATTATCCTATGACATCCATATACGCTAAAGAAAAGTGGATCACGGAGGCAATGGAAAATGAGTATTGGTTTTTATTCTATCACGATGCAGTATTCCGAGCGGTAAAGTGGAATCAAGAAGGCTCAGTAGTAGACGAATTACAGCGGGTTAAAAGATAAAAAATAAATAAGCTTAAGAAGAGTGAGTTGGCCTTATGAATGTACCTACTCACTCTTTTTGAAGTTATGGAATTTATTTGGTCAAGGGGATGAAATACATTGGCCATTTCTCTTCATTTTAATTTTTTATTAATGAGATATCCATTATCGTTCCGGTGTGAGCATCGGCAATAAATTCATAATGCTCATTGTTGCCATTTCGATGCCTTGAAATTCCTCCACGGTATATTTTTGATGTCATCGGAGTGATTTCATAATTTTCAGGTTCCATATGAATCCAGGAACCATTTATCGGCCCTTTGGCTTTAAAGGTATCTTTTACTTTTTGAAGGACTTTTTCCGATGAAATATACGTTTTTGTTTTCGTACTTTCTCTCAATAAATAAACACTCGTTATCCCAACTGCTGCTCCTATAAGAAAAGGTTTCCAGTTCATCCACATTCCCTCCAATTTAGCCTAATAAAATAAGTATACAAGACTTTTTTCTAGTCTTCACCTCAAAAGTGGTAACAAAACCAATTCTTCAGTACAATAAGAGGTATACATAAAAAAAGGAGCATGATGATGAATAACGAAACACGTCAATTATTTCAAACATTAACTGAATTACCTGGCGCTCCAGGTAATGAACATTTGGTTCGTAAGTTTATGAAAGAGCAACTAAGCCAATATTCAGATGAAATTATTCAAGATGGATTAGGTAGTATTTTTGGAATTAAAAGAGGAGAGACAGATGGACCATCTGTGATGGTAGCAGGCCATATGGATGAAGTAGGATTTATGGTCACTTCCATTACAGAGAATGGAATGCTTCGTTTTCAAACACTAGGTGGCTGGTGGAGTCAAGTGTTATTAGCACAGCGAGTTCAAATTTTGACAGATAAAGGTCCTATTATTGGCGTCATAGGCTCCATTCCACCACATTTATTATCTGAAGAAAAGAGACGTAAGCCAATGGAAATAAAAAATATGCTTATTGATATTGGAGCGGATAATAAAGAGAATGCTGTGGAAATTGGGATAAAACCAGGTCAACAAATTGTTCCGATATGCCCATTTACCCCGATGGCTAATGACAAGAAAATTTTAGCTAAGGCTTGGGACAATCGTTATGGATGTGGATTAGCGATTGAACTATTGAAAGAGCTAGAGGGTGAAAAGCTTCCTAATACCCTTTATTCAGGTGCAACGGTTCAAGAAGAGGTTGGTCTTCGTGGGGCTCAAACGGCTGCTTCAATGATTAACCCTGATATTTTCTTTGCTTTAGATGCAAGCCCAGCAAATGATATGTCTGGAGATAAAAATGAATTTGGCCAATTAGGACAAGGGGCATTATTGCGAATCCTTGACCGCTCAATGGTGACCCATAAAGGAATGCGTGAATTTGTCCTGGATACAGCCGAAACACATGATATACCATATCAATACTTTGTATCTCAAGGAGGTACAGATGCTGGAAGAGTCCATATGTCAAATGAAGGGGTTCCGAGTGCAGTAATTGGCATTTGCTCACGTTATATTCACACACATGCATCGATGATTCATGTTGATGATTATGCAGCTGCAAAAGAATTAATAGTAAAATTAGTTAAATCGTGTGATCATGCTACAATAAAAAGCATTCGTCAAAATAGTTAAACATAAAAAGCCTAAGCTATTGCTTAGGCTCTTATTATATACCTTAGAAAAAAGGAGAAGAGAAATTGAAAGTAGCGATTGGTTCAACAAATCCGACGAAAGTTCTAGCTGTAGAAGAGGCTTTTATTAAGAATGGATATACTCTTAACGTTTTGGCAACAAGCACAAATTCTGGAGTACGAGAACAGCCAATGACCGATGAAGAAACATTAATTGGCGCAATGAATCGTGCTGAAAATGCCAGAGTGAAGGAAGCGGCCATGATTGGAATTGGGCTTGAAGGTGGCGTGACGGAAACATCATTTGGGTTAATGCTCTGCAACTGGGGAGCACTTTCTTTAGAAGGACAGCCCCCTATTATTGCAGGCGGTGCGCGCTTTTTATTGCCAGAGGAAATTGCTGTTCGCCTTAGAAGTGGTGAGGAGTTAGGAATGGTGATGGATGAGTATAGCCATAAGAGTGATGTGGGAAAAAAAGAAGGCGCAGTTGGATTTTTCACTAACGAAAAAGTTACAAGAAAAGGAATGTTTGAGCACGTTATGAATTTACTAATTGGTCAATGGGAGTTCAAAAAGATTAGGTAGAAAACAATTGTTAAATCACAACTTACTGTTAATGGAGAATAGGGAGGATAGTCCTATTACATAAAGATGTTACTATATGATGGATTGTAGCTGTATATAGAAAATATTAGTATTTTCTATTGTAAAATGTCCTTGTTTTTGAAAAAATAAACAAGGACAGAATGAAAAGGGGAGTGTCAGTCAAGATGGTTAAAAAAATAATGCTCGTTTGTCTTTTTGCTACGCTTAGTATCATAGTAGCAGGATGTCAAAAGGAAGCAAAGCCCGATGAAAGACTGGAGGAATATGTAGAACTTTGGAATCAGGAAAAGTTCGATGATATGTTTAAATCGTATTTGTCCTCGGAGACGAAAGCAACATTTAAGGAAGAGGAATTTACGACAAGATACAAGAAAATATATCAAGATTTAGAAATAAAAAATATAAATGTTTCCTTTAAGAAACCTGAAAAAGAAGTAGATTGGGAAAAGGAAACTAATGCTGAATTTTCATTGACTATTGCAATGGATTCGTTAGCTGGAGAAATAAAATATGAGGAAAAAGTTCAATTAATAAAGGAAGAAGATAATGATCAACAAAACTGGTATATTGAATGGCAACCCTCCTTCATCCTACCTGGTTTAGAAAAGGGAGATAAGGTCGGCATTAAAAGTACAGAAGCAAAACGAGGCGAAATATACGACCGCAACCAACAGCCATTGGCTATTAATGGAGAGGCATTTGAAATTGGAGTTGTTCCAAAGGATTTTAATGAAGGAGATGTTGATAAGCTAGCTTCTTTATTAGGAATAACTCCTTCCTTTATACAAGAACAGTTAAATCAAAGCTGGGTTCAACCAGATCATTTCGTACCGATCAGAAAAATCCCACTGTCACAAGAATCACTAGCGTTAGAAATTACTGAATTACTTGGGGAAAGCTCCCTTAGAAGAGTGGAGGCTAGAGAGTATCCATTAGGAGAATCGGCTGCTCATTTGACGGGGTATATCGGTAATATAAGTGCCGAAAAGCTAGAAGAGTTACAGGGTGAGGGGTATACGGCACAATCCTTAATTGGAATTCGTGGAGCCGAACAGCTTTTCGAAGAACAACTAAGAGGAATAGAGGGCCAAGTTATATTTATTACAAAAGAGTCTGAAGAAGTAATTACTGTCGCTGAAAAAGTAGCTCAGGACGGTGAAAATATTTCGTTAACCCTCGATGGAGAAATGCAAAAAAAACTATTTGAAGAGATGAAGGGGGAAGTAGGAACAGCTGCTGCCATTCATCCGCAAACAGGAGAAGCGTTATCTCTCGTTAGTACTCCTTCGTTTGATCCTAATAAGTTTGTCTTAGGTATTTCTTCAAGTGATTATGAAAATCTTCAATCTAATCCAGATAATCCGTTACTAACGAGGTTTAGCACCACTTATTCTCCAGGCTCAACGATGAAGGCAGTTACTGCAGCCGTTGGACTTATGGCAGGGACATTAGACCCTGATCAAGCTCTTGAGATTCATGGAAAAGAGTGGAGTGATGAGGCTTTTGGAAATTATAAAGTTGTCCGAGTATATGCTACTGATTCATCCGTTGATCTAGAAAGTGCTTTAAAATATTCGGATAATATCTATTTTGCTCGAACTGGCTTAGATATGGGGGCTCAAACTTTTATAGATGGTTTGAAGAACTTTGGGTTTGGAGAAGAAGTACCTTTTACGTACCCTACAAAGCAATCTCAAATTTCTAACGATGGAACAATTTCAAGTGATGTACAGCTTGCTGACTCTGCGTTTGGTCAAGGTGAAATACTTATGAGCATCGTACACTTAGCAAGTGCTTATGGTGGAATTATTAATGATGGAACGATGATGAAGCCTGTTTTGCTTCAGGATGAAGAACAAGGTGTATGGAAGGAAAACTTACTAACGAAAGAGCAATCTGACCTTTTAAAAGAAAATCTCAGGAAGGTTGTTTCAGATGGAATTGCAAATAATGCAGAAGTTGAAGGGAAAGAAATAGCTGGTAAAACAGGCACAGCTGAAATCAAATTACAGCAGGGAGAAAAAGGAAAAGAAAATGGTTTATTCGTTTCGTATGACCAAAACGATCCAACAATGGTGTTAGCTATCTTACTGGAAGGTGTAGAAGATCGAGGCGGTAGTACTGGAACGATAGAGGTCGCAAAGAGATTTTATCAAAACTGGTAAGTTAATAAGACGTTTCCTCTTTTTATTTGATCAAAAAATATATAAGTAAGAGGGAGGCTCTTAATAGAAGCCTCCCTCTTTTATTTGATTACTTTTTAAATATAAGAATTAATGACAGTGTGCTATGATAGTAGATAAATAAGTTTTTTGAAATGACAACAGGAGTGAACAAGATGAATCTTTTCTTAACAGGATCTACAGGTTTTCTAGGTGGAAAATTGATCAAAAACCTTTTGCAAAATAAGATAGATCAAGTGTTTATTTTAGTTAGAAATCGTGAGAAGGCA is from Bacillus spongiae and encodes:
- a CDS encoding YtnP family quorum-quenching lactonase, whose protein sequence is MEQLTIGDVTFTWLRGGVTHMDGGAMFGVVPKPLWEKKYRCNEKNQIELRTDPIFFQYYGKNIMIESGIGINRLNDKQKRNYGVLEESAVQTSLAELGVKPEEIDIILMTHMHFDHASGLTKRVNGELQSAFPSATIYTTQMEWNEMREPNIRSKNTYWKDNWVSIAHQVKTFEQELEILPGLTMIHTGGHSEGHAIIKFELGNETLLHMADIMPTHAHTNPLWVLAYDDYPMTSIYAKEKWITEAMENEYWFLFYHDAVFRAVKWNQEGSVVDELQRVKR
- a CDS encoding PepSY domain-containing protein, coding for MNWKPFLIGAAVGITSVYLLRESTKTKTYISSEKVLQKVKDTFKAKGPINGSWIHMEPENYEITPMTSKIYRGGISRHRNGNNEHYEFIADAHTGTIMDISLIKN
- a CDS encoding M42 family metallopeptidase — encoded protein: MNNETRQLFQTLTELPGAPGNEHLVRKFMKEQLSQYSDEIIQDGLGSIFGIKRGETDGPSVMVAGHMDEVGFMVTSITENGMLRFQTLGGWWSQVLLAQRVQILTDKGPIIGVIGSIPPHLLSEEKRRKPMEIKNMLIDIGADNKENAVEIGIKPGQQIVPICPFTPMANDKKILAKAWDNRYGCGLAIELLKELEGEKLPNTLYSGATVQEEVGLRGAQTAASMINPDIFFALDASPANDMSGDKNEFGQLGQGALLRILDRSMVTHKGMREFVLDTAETHDIPYQYFVSQGGTDAGRVHMSNEGVPSAVIGICSRYIHTHASMIHVDDYAAAKELIVKLVKSCDHATIKSIRQNS
- a CDS encoding DUF84 family protein; this encodes MKVAIGSTNPTKVLAVEEAFIKNGYTLNVLATSTNSGVREQPMTDEETLIGAMNRAENARVKEAAMIGIGLEGGVTETSFGLMLCNWGALSLEGQPPIIAGGARFLLPEEIAVRLRSGEELGMVMDEYSHKSDVGKKEGAVGFFTNEKVTRKGMFEHVMNLLIGQWEFKKIR
- a CDS encoding penicillin-binding transpeptidase domain-containing protein, whose product is MVKKIMLVCLFATLSIIVAGCQKEAKPDERLEEYVELWNQEKFDDMFKSYLSSETKATFKEEEFTTRYKKIYQDLEIKNINVSFKKPEKEVDWEKETNAEFSLTIAMDSLAGEIKYEEKVQLIKEEDNDQQNWYIEWQPSFILPGLEKGDKVGIKSTEAKRGEIYDRNQQPLAINGEAFEIGVVPKDFNEGDVDKLASLLGITPSFIQEQLNQSWVQPDHFVPIRKIPLSQESLALEITELLGESSLRRVEAREYPLGESAAHLTGYIGNISAEKLEELQGEGYTAQSLIGIRGAEQLFEEQLRGIEGQVIFITKESEEVITVAEKVAQDGENISLTLDGEMQKKLFEEMKGEVGTAAAIHPQTGEALSLVSTPSFDPNKFVLGISSSDYENLQSNPDNPLLTRFSTTYSPGSTMKAVTAAVGLMAGTLDPDQALEIHGKEWSDEAFGNYKVVRVYATDSSVDLESALKYSDNIYFARTGLDMGAQTFIDGLKNFGFGEEVPFTYPTKQSQISNDGTISSDVQLADSAFGQGEILMSIVHLASAYGGIINDGTMMKPVLLQDEEQGVWKENLLTKEQSDLLKENLRKVVSDGIANNAEVEGKEIAGKTGTAEIKLQQGEKGKENGLFVSYDQNDPTMVLAILLEGVEDRGGSTGTIEVAKRFYQNW